One Salvia miltiorrhiza cultivar Shanhuang (shh) chromosome 6, IMPLAD_Smil_shh, whole genome shotgun sequence genomic window, CGTCCTTGTTTTCGTCCTCACTTGTCTCAGATTGAGCAACGCCATATTCTGTCCACTTAATCAACAACACTCACTTCTAAGCTTCAAGCATTCTTTGCAAGATCCCTACCATCAACTCTCTTCATGGAACGACGACGGTGAAATCAATATTGCTGCAAATGGAAGGGCGTAATCTGCAACAATTCAACCGGCCACGTTCATCAACTCTATCTTCCTGGTTTGAGTTTGAGAGGCCCAATCAATCCATCTCTGCTCAATCTCACGCACTTGACTCATCTCGACTTGAGCCTCAACAACTTCCAACAAACTATCCCTTCCTTCATTGGATCCTTCACAAACCTCCAGCGTTTGAATCTCTCTTTTGCTGGATTTTATGGGAAGATTCCCCATAACATCGGGAATCTTTCACGTCTACGCAGTTTGGATCTGGCTGGCTTTCCAAACATCGTATCTGCTGATCATCTCAAGCACTACCACAGCATACATCTAGCTGGCTATCCACAGATGGAATATGCAGCAGCTGTGAACAATCCAAACCTGCTACATGTTGATAGCCTTGAATGGCTGCCGCGGCTTTCAAATATGGAGCATCTCAACATGAACTTCGTGAACCTCAGCAAAGCAAACAATTGGTTGCAGGTGATCAACACACTCCCTTCTTTGCTACACCTTAGTCTTCAAAATTGCAGCCTTGATTACATATCTCCTCTAGCTTATGATCTCAATATCACTTCCCTAACTCTCCTCGACCTCTCTTCTAACAACTTCCACTCATTGGAGGTCCCAACATGGATTTTGAGGCTCAACAATCTTCTTAATCTTGATCTAAGGAACAACTCGTTTGTAGGGCCGATTCCAACTAGTAGCAATGCCACCAAACTCAAGTATATTGATATCTCTTCGAATTTATTAAATTCCACAGTTCCTAGTTGGCTGTATTCTTCTACGGAATTGGAATTCGTCTACTTGGATTTCAATTTCATACATGGCACCATACCAAAACAGTTTACTAACTTGTGCAAAATTCGAACATTGTCCTTGTCCTTCAATAGATTTCAGGGAAATTTGTCGGATTCATTTGGAAATATGTCAGAATGCTTCTTGGAAGCTTTGGAAGAACTAAATTTACAGTTTAATCAGCTTTCCGGTACATTGATAGATCAACTAGGAGAATTCAAGAGTCTTGAACGTCTTTTTCTTAACAAGAATTCTTTTTCTGGTACGATTCCAAGAAGCTTGGGGAAGTTGTCATCATCTTTGCAAGTTTTGGGACTTTCCCGTAATGAATTCACCGGAGATCTTCCCGATAGTTTGGGCCAACTTCGCAATCTTGAAAGACTTCACATTGGTGGCAACAAGTTGGAAGGGGTAGTGAGGGAAAGTCTCTTTGCAAATCTTACAAAACTAGTGATTTTAACTGCTTCTGAAAATAAGTTGAGTTTGAGATTAGATCAGCATTGGCTCCCCCCTTTCCAACTTAAGCAACTTAGATTAGGGTCTTGGAGCTTAGGTGCAGCCTCCCAGATTCCTTCATGGATTGAGAGGCAGAAGAGTCTTTCAGATTATCTTGATTTATCTAGTACTGGAATATTCTCAGCTAATGTTCCTAGCTGGTTTTGGGAGATTCAGTTTTTGAATCTGTCCCACAATCATCTCCATGGAAACATTCCGGATATCCGTGGCTCTAACAAAGATCAATATGTATACTTGAGTTGTAACCAATTCGAAGGCCCGTTGCCTCGAATTGGAGACAGATTGAGAGAGCTGGATTTATCCAATAACTCAATCTCTGGAGACATAGCTCACTTTCTATGTGATGAGACATACGAAACATACTCGTTGGAGATCCTTCATTTGGGAGACAATCTATTAAGTGGGGAATTGCCAGATTGTTGGAGGAAATGGCCTTCTTTGAAATATCTCAACATAGGAAATAATCAAATGTTTGGAAGCATCCCAACTTCTATGGGGTTTCTTGCAAATCTGTTATCTTTGAATCTCCACAACAATACATTTTCTGGCCGCATACCATTTTCAATGCACAACTGCAAGAAGCTGCTGAAGATGGGGCTTGCAGATAACAATTTTGGTGGAAATATACCGACGTGGATAGGAAGAAGCCTAGTAGAGCTAAGGATTCTCATATTGCGCTCAAACAATTTGAGTGGTGAGATATCTTCAGAGATTTGCAAGCTCAACTCTCTCCAGATATTGGATCTCTCAAACAATAAACTCTCGGGTGTGATGCCGCGGTGTGTACACAATTTTACTGCAATGGTTGTGAAGAGGAGTTTGCCTGATCTATACAAATTGTATGGTGGTGCAAAATCAATCTATTCTTTCTCTATCTATGTGGGAGGCTTCATAGAGAGTGCATTGATAGTAATAAAGAGAAGTAAACTGCAGTATGACACCATTCTTCCTTTGCTCACTACTATTGACCTTTCAAACAACACTTTGTGTGGAGACATCCCAAATGAGGTGACATGTTTGCTAGAGTTGAAATCTCTTAATCTGTCGAGTAATGAGTTGAGAGGTTTGATCCCTGCGAATATTGGAGAAATAAAGCAGTTGGAATCACTTGATCTATCAAAAAACTCTTTGTCGGGTAGAATTCCCAACAGCCTTGCAATAGTGTATGGGTTGGGTTATCTAGATTTGTCGTACAATAACTTGACAGGAAGAATTCCGCAAGGCCCCCAACTCCAGAGGTTCAACGCTACGAGCTTCACTGGCAACCATCTTTGCGGGCCGCCGTTGACAATCAATTGCAGCGATGGAGAGGAGATGAGTGAGGAAGCTGATGATGAGATTGAGTGGTTTTATGTGTTTTTATGGTTGGGATATTCAGTGGGATTTTCAATGGTTTGCATTGCATTAGTGTTGAAGAAGAGGTGGAGAGATGCATATTTTGGGTTGATGGAATGGATGTGGAATGAGGTATGTGTGTATGTGATTATTAAATGGATGACACTCGCAACAATATTCAGCTCCCATCTTACCTGACCAAAGATGGAGCCAAGCCCGGGTATGACTCGGCATTGTTTTTCATTATTATAGTATTTTAGATTGTGTTTCGTATTTAGGAAGGAAAAATGGCGAACTTCTGTTTTGTGTAAAATGCGggaaaaaaatgagacatttaaatgcataattttttgttatccctcgttttctcatgataaatttatccatcaaagtaaacgcacaaTTAGAGATGACAGATGTTTGGTTGATTAGGAGTACTCTGGGGATGTTATTTCAATTGACATTGTGCATAGAACAAAAAAGTGCAATTTAGTTTGTGAAGCTTTTGTTGAGAGATAAATCAGCACAAGCAGAATGTTATGTTTGGTTGATGAAACAGAGTCTTGATATGAATGGTTGTTGAGTAGGTTTCTTGATTGTGTGAATGGAAAACAAGTGGGAACAATTTTTAGTGATGCATGTCAAACAATTACGAATGCGATAGAATCGGTGTGCCAAGAAGCTTATCATTGTCTATATCAGTGGCATATTAACCAAAATGGCTCTTCACATTTGGGGGATCTAGATTGTGATGGAATGTTAGAACAGTTGTGGAATGAGTGAGTGTGATTCTGAAGAAGAGTTTGAGATCACATGCATGGAAAAATATGATTGAAAAATAGTATGATCTTAGTGGGAATGAATGGTTAAACATGTATAAGATCTTGATTATtatgttagaaccgggtacacgatcgagatattacaaaataaatattttgagatattacaactcaaaataattgaaatattacaaagtaaataatttgagaaattacaactcaaataattcgatacaactgaaatacactgtataaataaattatacgtataaacaaagtcgagtcgagatgaatctcttcccgcaagaagattatcgccccggtagtgctcttcggtttggcgtatcttccccaaaggtaaaacgactacgtctcgtcggatgtagcaccacaatccggcgagctccggcgaacttaaTAGGATGAAGAACTGAGCAGAAGTGTTTGCAGAGGGTGTGTGTGTAGGATTGGCAGAATGCAGTATTTCTTGGTGTATCTGTGTGTtctttctgcatgctctccacaagcctatttatagacatgtggtaagtatgaattcaatacatTGAATTCCACTCCTACGGCTGGAAGGTTGAAGATGTGGCCGGTGGCAGCAGCCATTGAAGAAAATAAGCTGCAAAAAtgaagttgccatgcagaagtcgt contains:
- the LOC130990515 gene encoding receptor-like protein EIX1 — protein: MSASNPTLPFVLVFVLTCLRLSNAIFCPLNQQHSLLSFKHSLQDPYHQLSSWNDDGEINIAANGRALRGPINPSLLNLTHLTHLDLSLNNFQQTIPSFIGSFTNLQRLNLSFAGFYGKIPHNIGNLSRLRSLDLAGFPNIVSADHLKHYHSIHLAGYPQMEYAAAVNNPNLLHVDSLEWLPRLSNMEHLNMNFVNLSKANNWLQVINTLPSLLHLSLQNCSLDYISPLAYDLNITSLTLLDLSSNNFHSLEVPTWILRLNNLLNLDLRNNSFVGPIPTSSNATKLKYIDISSNLLNSTVPSWLYSSTELEFVYLDFNFIHGTIPKQFTNLCKIRTLSLSFNRFQGNLSDSFGNMSECFLEALEELNLQFNQLSGTLIDQLGEFKSLERLFLNKNSFSGTIPRSLGKLSSSLQVLGLSRNEFTGDLPDSLGQLRNLERLHIGGNKLEGVVRESLFANLTKLVILTASENKLSLRLDQHWLPPFQLKQLRLGSWSLGAASQIPSWIERQKSLSDYLDLSSTGIFSANVPSWFWEIQFLNLSHNHLHGNIPDIRGSNKDQYVYLSCNQFEGPLPRIGDRLRELDLSNNSISGDIAHFLCDETYETYSLEILHLGDNLLSGELPDCWRKWPSLKYLNIGNNQMFGSIPTSMGFLANLLSLNLHNNTFSGRIPFSMHNCKKLLKMGLADNNFGGNIPTWIGRSLVELRILILRSNNLSGEISSEICKLNSLQILDLSNNKLSGVMPRCVHNFTAMVVKRSLPDLYKLYGGAKSIYSFSIYVGGFIESALIVIKRSKLQYDTILPLLTTIDLSNNTLCGDIPNEVTCLLELKSLNLSSNELRGLIPANIGEIKQLESLDLSKNSLSGRIPNSLAIVYGLGYLDLSYNNLTGRIPQGPQLQRFNATSFTGNHLCGPPLTINCSDGEEMSEEADDEIEWFYVFLWLGYSVGFSMVCIALVLKKRWRDAYFGLMEWMWNEVS